The proteins below are encoded in one region of Clostridium estertheticum:
- a CDS encoding accessory Sec system translocase SecA2 codes for MPRTFFRKILNLANKSEYNNYKKIADEINSVKFDSLSNEKLLYKSNELRKKVSQGVSVDEIIIEAFALVKEAIRKGLYLEAYDEQIIAGIAMHKGKLIEMQTGEGKTLAAVFPAYLNALSGLGCHILTFNDYLAARDAMWMGPVYESLGLTVGFVQDSMKNVDKHKAYLCDITYITAKVAGFDYLRDSICYEKSECIQRCFNFAIVDEADSIIIDEARIPLVIATGGRNNANTLLSTMSIIKKLEPKIHYDKDEYERNVFLTEVGLNFVEKQLGCDNLYLEQNLKLLDEVHNTLYAETILKKEIDYIVRDNKIEMVDEFTGRVAENRHWPDEIQEALEAKENIMFGSKGRIINQITLQSFILLYKKIAGMTATAMDSADEISEFYNLDVFVIPPHVPCKRIDYPDVIFTHKEAKCRALINEIIRVHDTGQPILIGNPSVLESDYLALKLKEKGVVCQVLNAKNDELEASIIKQAGVIGAVTVSTNMAGRGADIKLGGTKGESKDKVIALGGLYVIGTNRYESKRIDKQLRGRAGRQGDVGMCRFFISLEDDLIKKYGIDNIIPTYIRPKNQEGPIGDPRIARKINVVQKIIQGQNSDLRRALWEYSSLIEKHRLQVYQRRLEIIEHIEPFNILEKENPKLYKKLNVLFDNNCINKLQKQVALYNMDDGFANYLSDVAIIQNGMKLKIIGGKSPLREFQRETNQCFDALQQGIRENILMDFTSMELSERGLLSLKDRIKPPTCTWTYIVKDNTVMDSLILIITGSIGGGIGYNGGFVRTSIVHLMGFIEKVRGKDRW; via the coding sequence ATGCCAAGAACTTTTTTTAGAAAGATTTTAAATTTGGCTAATAAATCTGAATACAATAATTATAAAAAGATTGCAGATGAAATAAACAGTGTAAAATTTGATTCACTAAGTAATGAGAAACTTTTATATAAATCAAATGAACTTAGAAAAAAGGTTTCACAAGGAGTTTCTGTTGATGAAATAATTATAGAAGCATTCGCACTTGTAAAAGAAGCGATTAGAAAGGGCTTATATTTAGAGGCTTATGATGAGCAAATAATCGCTGGCATAGCAATGCATAAAGGAAAGCTCATTGAAATGCAAACAGGAGAAGGTAAAACACTAGCTGCGGTATTTCCTGCATATCTAAATGCACTTTCTGGCTTGGGTTGCCACATCCTAACTTTTAATGATTATCTTGCAGCTCGTGATGCAATGTGGATGGGACCAGTATATGAAAGCCTTGGGCTAACGGTAGGGTTTGTGCAAGATAGTATGAAAAATGTGGATAAACATAAGGCTTATTTATGTGATATTACATATATAACAGCAAAAGTAGCTGGATTTGATTATCTTAGGGATTCCATTTGTTATGAAAAAAGCGAATGTATTCAACGATGTTTTAATTTTGCCATTGTGGACGAAGCCGACTCTATAATAATTGATGAAGCTAGAATACCATTAGTAATTGCCACAGGAGGACGCAATAATGCAAATACTCTTTTGTCTACCATGAGCATTATAAAGAAACTTGAACCAAAAATACATTATGACAAGGATGAGTATGAAAGAAATGTATTTCTAACGGAAGTTGGACTAAATTTTGTAGAAAAGCAGCTTGGCTGTGATAATTTATACTTAGAGCAAAATCTTAAATTGTTAGATGAAGTACATAATACACTTTATGCAGAGACTATATTAAAAAAGGAAATAGATTATATTGTACGGGATAATAAAATCGAAATGGTAGATGAATTTACTGGTCGAGTGGCTGAAAATAGACATTGGCCAGATGAAATTCAAGAGGCACTTGAAGCTAAGGAAAATATTATGTTTGGATCAAAGGGTCGAATTATCAATCAGATAACTCTTCAAAGTTTTATTTTGCTTTATAAAAAGATTGCGGGAATGACAGCCACTGCTATGGATTCAGCAGATGAAATTAGTGAGTTTTACAACTTAGACGTATTTGTTATTCCTCCGCATGTACCTTGCAAACGAATAGATTATCCAGATGTAATATTTACTCATAAGGAAGCAAAATGCAGGGCTTTAATTAATGAGATTATAAGAGTACATGATACTGGGCAACCTATTTTAATTGGAAATCCAAGTGTATTAGAATCAGATTACTTGGCGTTAAAATTAAAAGAGAAGGGGGTTGTGTGTCAGGTATTAAATGCTAAAAATGATGAGTTGGAAGCAAGTATTATTAAACAGGCAGGTGTAATAGGGGCAGTTACTGTTTCTACTAATATGGCTGGACGTGGTGCTGATATAAAATTAGGGGGAACAAAGGGCGAAAGTAAGGACAAGGTCATTGCTTTAGGTGGATTGTACGTTATTGGAACAAATAGATATGAGAGCAAACGTATTGATAAACAACTTAGAGGTAGGGCAGGTCGCCAAGGAGATGTTGGCATGTGCAGATTTTTTATAAGTCTTGAGGATGATTTAATTAAAAAATATGGTATTGATAACATAATACCAACGTATATTAGGCCAAAGAATCAGGAGGGACCAATTGGTGATCCTAGAATAGCACGTAAAATAAACGTGGTACAAAAAATTATTCAAGGACAGAATTCTGATTTACGTAGAGCTTTATGGGAGTATTCCTCATTAATAGAAAAACACAGACTTCAGGTATATCAAAGACGTTTGGAAATAATTGAGCATATTGAACCTTTTAATATATTAGAAAAAGAAAACCCAAAGTTATATAAAAAATTAAATGTATTATTTGATAACAATTGTATAAATAAACTTCAAAAACAAGTAGCTTTATATAATATGGATGATGGCTTTGCAAATTACTTATCTGATGTAGCTATAATCCAAAATGGAATGAAGTTAAAAATTATAGGGGGTAAAAGTCCTCTAAGAGAATTTCAAAGGGAAACAAATCAATGTTTTGATGCTTTGCAACAAGGTATAAGGGAAAATATACTCATGGATTTTACTAGTATGGAATTATCAGAAAGGGGCCTTTTAAGTTTAAAGGACAGGATAAAGCCACCTACATGCACCTGGACTTATATTGTTAAAGACAATACTGTTATGGACTCACTTATTTTAATAATAACTGGTAGTATAGGTGGAGGAATTGGTTATAATGGAGGGTTTGTAAGAACTTCTATTGTACATTTAATGGGATTTATTGAAAAAGTAAGGGGTAAGGATAGATGGTGA
- a CDS encoding DUF1361 domain-containing protein codes for MNLILKKYSGILFFMLVYGVLCFFMVINDHSFLYLMLVWNILLATLPLFFIEFSLFQNKKNKPIGAIVFGILWLVFFPNSMYIITDLIHISSDKLVWFEASAQYSINNGIMYSNDIMHWLKLFVIGIGVVYGLLIGMESLNIFYRFLNQKRAKLISCFIVAGVSLISGVGVYIGRFLRFNSWDLLRPLSVLRGLFTNINKFAIEFMVAFAGFILIMFLFYVLFRKVIAGISEAEQDKL; via the coding sequence ATGAATTTAATTTTAAAAAAATACAGTGGTATATTATTTTTTATGCTTGTTTATGGGGTACTATGTTTTTTTATGGTAATTAATGATCATAGTTTTTTATATCTTATGTTGGTTTGGAATATCTTGCTTGCTACGTTGCCATTGTTTTTCATTGAGTTTTCACTCTTTCAAAATAAAAAAAATAAGCCTATAGGGGCAATTGTTTTTGGAATACTTTGGCTTGTATTTTTTCCTAATTCGATGTATATAATTACTGATCTTATCCATATATCCAGCGATAAGTTAGTCTGGTTTGAGGCATCTGCTCAGTATTCAATTAATAATGGAATCATGTATAGTAATGATATAATGCATTGGTTGAAACTATTCGTTATTGGAATAGGCGTTGTCTATGGACTGTTAATTGGAATGGAATCACTTAATATATTTTATCGTTTTTTAAACCAAAAAAGAGCAAAACTAATAAGTTGTTTTATAGTTGCAGGAGTATCGTTAATCAGTGGAGTTGGAGTTTATATTGGTAGGTTTCTGAGGTTTAACAGCTGGGATTTACTTAGGCCATTGTCGGTATTAAGAGGGCTATTCACTAATATCAATAAATTTGCTATTGAGTTTATGGTTGCTTTTGCTGGATTTATTTTAATTATGTTTCTATTTTATGTCTTGTTTCGTAAGGTTATTGCAGGGATTTCTGAAGCAGAACAAGATAAATTATGA
- a CDS encoding nitroreductase family protein, whose amino-acid sequence MDLITVNEEKCIKCGQCIKECPSFVLKMGEKGPEEVANTSCIACGHCVAVCPTEAIDNKKTPLAEQIDAKDFPKLNAEQAEHFLRARRSIRSYKDKSVSREELTKLVDIARLAPTSSNSQGISFVVVEDRKVVEKAIELTIRMIEKSPLKDGLKGLIRLYREDGVDGILRGAPNLIMTIADKGFSNARANSISSLTYLELFAPSLGIGTCWAGYFEYCAGIKGSPMLKLFNIPEGKTITAAVMVGYPKYTYKKLVDRNPLEVTYI is encoded by the coding sequence ATGGATCTTATAACTGTAAATGAAGAAAAATGTATTAAATGCGGACAATGTATTAAGGAATGCCCATCATTTGTTTTGAAAATGGGAGAAAAGGGCCCAGAAGAAGTAGCAAATACTAGTTGTATTGCTTGTGGACATTGTGTTGCTGTATGCCCAACTGAAGCTATAGATAATAAAAAAACACCACTTGCAGAGCAAATTGATGCAAAAGATTTTCCTAAATTAAATGCAGAGCAAGCTGAGCATTTTCTAAGGGCACGTCGTTCTATAAGAAGTTATAAGGACAAATCTGTATCAAGAGAAGAATTAACAAAATTAGTCGATATTGCAAGGCTCGCTCCTACTTCGAGCAATAGTCAAGGTATATCATTTGTTGTAGTTGAGGACAGAAAAGTAGTTGAAAAAGCTATTGAACTTACTATTCGAATGATTGAAAAATCTCCATTAAAAGATGGATTAAAAGGATTAATTAGGTTGTACAGGGAAGACGGAGTTGATGGAATTTTGCGTGGTGCTCCAAACTTAATTATGACTATCGCTGACAAAGGTTTTTCAAACGCTAGGGCTAATTCTATTTCTTCTTTGACGTATCTAGAATTATTTGCTCCTTCACTAGGAATTGGAACTTGTTGGGCAGGTTATTTTGAATACTGTGCAGGCATTAAGGGTTCACCAATGCTTAAATTATTTAATATTCCAGAAGGAAAAACGATAACAGCTGCTGTTATGGTTGGATATCCTAAGTATACATATAAGAAGTTAGTGGATAGAAATCCATTAGAGGTAACTTATATCTAA
- a CDS encoding MarR family winged helix-turn-helix transcriptional regulator, with product MCSLISYDNKYSKNCTCGNLRKTTRTITQFYDKMLQPTGLRSTQCLLLLDIYYNQNTSVTNLSNILLMDQSTVTRNVELLRKSGYIDIKKEERDSRKKCITITDKGLKTLDLSVPIFASAQSTIEDGIGKERIKELLKTLEDIEKLVK from the coding sequence ATGTGTAGCCTAATTTCATATGATAACAAATATTCGAAAAATTGTACTTGTGGGAACTTAAGAAAAACCACCCGTACAATAACTCAATTTTATGACAAAATGCTTCAACCAACTGGACTTCGGAGTACTCAATGTTTATTACTTCTGGATATTTATTATAATCAAAATACTTCTGTTACAAATCTTAGTAATATTTTACTAATGGATCAAAGTACTGTAACAAGAAATGTTGAGTTACTTAGAAAGAGTGGTTATATTGACATTAAGAAAGAAGAGCGGGACTCTAGAAAAAAGTGCATAACTATAACTGATAAGGGATTAAAAACTCTTGATTTGTCTGTACCAATATTTGCGAGCGCACAAAGCACAATTGAAGATGGTATTGGTAAAGAAAGAATAAAAGAATTATTAAAAACATTAGAGGATATTGAAAAATTAGTGAAATGA
- a CDS encoding DUF3169 family protein: protein MKIKRYKKFIIVMLISGLIGGILGGFSEKISKLELSFGGDMSYLISKVLFVISIIIIIYLIINIIYIKSNYMKVDLDNVPKVISRKVSNVILLSTVLSIIGLIGYAVVINKSFDKGSFYLIIVPTIILIIAAFALMTTMKYSNYLNPNRKMYLYENEAEKKHFDKLDDGEKWVIYNCSYTTFNKMQKVYAAILVLIMVLSMFINVPIVACIMIGSVWIIQNLIYSFEARKYENM, encoded by the coding sequence ATGAAGATAAAAAGGTATAAAAAGTTTATAATAGTAATGTTAATATCCGGGCTTATAGGTGGAATATTAGGTGGATTTTCTGAAAAAATATCAAAATTAGAGTTATCTTTTGGTGGAGATATGAGTTATTTAATTTCCAAAGTTTTATTTGTAATAAGTATAATCATTATAATATATTTAATAATAAATATAATTTATATAAAATCAAACTATATGAAAGTGGACTTAGACAATGTACCTAAAGTCATTAGTAGAAAGGTATCTAATGTTATTCTACTTTCTACTGTACTATCAATAATAGGTTTAATAGGGTATGCAGTAGTTATAAATAAGAGTTTTGATAAGGGTTCATTCTATTTAATTATAGTTCCTACGATTATTCTAATTATAGCGGCGTTTGCACTAATGACCACTATGAAATATTCTAATTATTTAAATCCAAATAGAAAAATGTATTTATATGAAAATGAAGCAGAAAAGAAACACTTTGATAAGTTAGATGATGGAGAGAAATGGGTGATTTATAATTGTAGTTATACAACATTTAATAAAATGCAAAAGGTATATGCTGCTATTCTTGTACTAATTATGGTGTTATCAATGTTTATAAATGTACCAATTGTAGCATGTATAATGATTGGATCAGTATGGATAATCCAGAATTTAATATACTCGTTTGAAGCAAGAAAATATGAAAACATGTAG
- a CDS encoding helix-turn-helix transcriptional regulator, with product MELRNRVKELRARYNLSQGELGKLADASRQTISLIERGDYSPSILLVLKIAKVLKVSVEDIFYLEGVDENEDKKV from the coding sequence ATGGAATTAAGAAACAGAGTAAAAGAGCTAAGGGCAAGATATAACCTTAGCCAAGGAGAGCTTGGAAAACTAGCAGATGCGTCAAGACAAACCATAAGTCTTATAGAAAGAGGAGATTATTCCCCATCTATATTGTTGGTTTTAAAAATAGCAAAAGTACTAAAAGTTAGTGTTGAAGATATATTTTATTTAGAGGGGGTAGATGAAAATGAAGATAAAAAGGTATAA
- a CDS encoding class I SAM-dependent methyltransferase: MSEIAKRLNQCRKPTGDIGKAIAKDMNIAHFELTNWGFEKINIKKNDVILDIGCGGGRTVNRMAAIATEGKTFGIDYSTDCVKWSKDYNEKFIKHGSVEILHASVEKIPFENNKFDVISAVETIYFWPNLVENFKEVKRVLKPSGKLIIICEMYSSENFKERNDEFVAISDMEIHTPEELKLILEKAGYNNIKIDLMEEKNWLCCVCE; this comes from the coding sequence ATGAGTGAAATTGCAAAAAGATTAAATCAATGTAGAAAGCCAACCGGTGATATAGGAAAAGCAATAGCAAAAGACATGAATATAGCACATTTTGAACTAACTAATTGGGGATTTGAGAAAATAAATATTAAAAAAAATGATGTTATATTAGATATAGGTTGCGGTGGCGGTAGAACAGTAAATAGAATGGCTGCAATAGCAACAGAAGGTAAAACATTTGGTATAGATTATTCAACAGATTGTGTAAAATGGTCAAAAGATTATAATGAAAAGTTTATAAAACATGGTAGCGTAGAAATTCTTCATGCAAGTGTAGAAAAAATTCCATTTGAAAATAATAAATTTGATGTTATATCCGCAGTAGAAACTATTTACTTCTGGCCTAATCTTGTTGAAAATTTTAAAGAGGTAAAAAGAGTTTTAAAACCATCAGGAAAACTTATTATAATATGTGAAATGTATTCTAGTGAAAACTTTAAAGAAAGAAATGATGAATTTGTTGCAATATCGGATATGGAAATACATACGCCTGAAGAATTAAAACTAATATTAGAAAAAGCAGGGTACAATAATATAAAAATAGATTTAATGGAAGAAAAAAATTGGTTATGTTGTGTATGTGAATAG